From one Leifsonia sp. Root1293 genomic stretch:
- a CDS encoding MDR family MFS transporter, producing MSHRQILFVIFGLMAGMFLSALDQTVVGTAIRTIGDDLHGLSQQAWVTTAYLITSTISTPLYGKLSDIFGRRPLFIIAIVIFIIGSILATFSTSMIELAFFRAVQGLGAGGLMSMPLAIMGDMLAPRERAKYQGYFLAVFGISSLIGPLVGGLFAGAEEILGIAGWRWVFLINVPIGVIALAIVLRFLHLPKTERYSVRIDWWGAATVILALVPLLLVAEEGRVWGWSSPGAIACYVIGVLGIIAFILVEASMKDDALIPLKLFRSSTFSMATVIGVFVGFGMFGAMLTLPLYLQLVLGSTPTESGLQMLPMILGLMISSIASGQIIARTGRYRIFPTIGTALLSGGFFYLTFLQYDSSYWFVAGAMLLIGLGLGQLMQTLTIASQNSVGLRDMGVATSSSTFFRQIGGTLGTAVLLSLLFTVMPTNIVGSLSDQDTLADALDAALDPTVAAAPENAQIMETIYTPIVTPIQAQLPAGVDLSDDAQRAQVVSQVAPTVQEQLESGTGGSFGSSTLDDTSFLNGADPRLAKPFLYGFNASAVQVYWVALFVVLIAFVLTLFFKAPPLRAKSALQEAADDKAEAAAAQARADDELQTDLQAQHAADITGSLLDPGPRTGSVPVQRP from the coding sequence ATGTCGCATCGGCAGATCCTGTTCGTGATCTTCGGCCTGATGGCGGGCATGTTCCTCTCGGCCCTGGACCAGACCGTGGTGGGTACCGCCATCCGCACGATCGGCGACGACCTGCACGGGCTCAGCCAGCAGGCGTGGGTCACGACGGCGTATCTCATCACCTCGACGATCTCGACCCCGCTCTACGGAAAGCTCTCCGACATCTTCGGTCGGCGGCCGCTGTTCATCATCGCCATCGTGATCTTCATCATCGGCTCGATCCTCGCCACCTTCTCGACGTCGATGATCGAGCTGGCGTTCTTCCGAGCCGTGCAGGGTCTGGGAGCCGGCGGCCTCATGTCGATGCCCCTCGCGATCATGGGCGACATGCTGGCCCCGCGCGAACGCGCGAAGTACCAGGGCTACTTCCTCGCGGTGTTCGGGATCTCGAGCCTCATCGGCCCGCTCGTCGGCGGCCTGTTCGCCGGCGCGGAGGAGATCCTCGGCATCGCCGGCTGGCGCTGGGTGTTCCTCATCAACGTGCCGATCGGAGTCATCGCGCTCGCGATCGTGCTGCGCTTCCTCCACCTGCCGAAGACCGAACGGTATTCGGTGCGCATCGACTGGTGGGGCGCCGCCACGGTGATTCTCGCGCTCGTCCCGCTGCTGCTGGTCGCCGAGGAGGGTCGCGTGTGGGGATGGAGCAGCCCCGGCGCCATCGCCTGCTACGTGATCGGCGTGCTCGGCATCATCGCCTTCATCCTCGTCGAGGCGAGTATGAAGGACGACGCGCTCATCCCGCTCAAGCTCTTCCGCTCGTCGACCTTCTCCATGGCCACGGTCATCGGCGTCTTCGTCGGCTTCGGCATGTTCGGCGCCATGCTCACCCTGCCGCTCTACCTGCAACTCGTGCTCGGGTCCACTCCCACCGAGAGCGGGCTGCAGATGCTGCCCATGATCCTCGGCCTGATGATCTCGTCCATCGCCAGCGGGCAGATCATCGCCCGCACGGGCCGCTACAGGATCTTCCCCACCATCGGCACGGCGCTCCTCTCCGGCGGGTTCTTCTACCTCACGTTCCTGCAGTACGACTCCTCGTACTGGTTCGTCGCTGGCGCGATGCTCCTGATCGGCCTCGGCCTCGGTCAGCTCATGCAGACGCTCACCATCGCGAGCCAGAACTCCGTGGGCCTGCGCGACATGGGGGTCGCGACCAGTTCGTCGACCTTCTTCCGCCAGATCGGCGGCACCCTGGGCACGGCCGTTCTGCTGTCGCTGCTGTTCACCGTGATGCCGACGAACATCGTCGGCTCGCTCTCGGATCAGGACACGCTGGCCGACGCCCTGGATGCCGCTCTCGACCCGACAGTCGCGGCAGCGCCGGAGAACGCCCAGATCATGGAGACGATCTACACGCCCATCGTCACGCCCATCCAGGCCCAGCTGCCCGCCGGTGTCGATCTCAGCGATGACGCCCAGCGCGCGCAGGTGGTGAGCCAGGTCGCTCCCACGGTTCAGGAGCAACTCGAGAGTGGAACGGGCGGCTCGTTCGGGAGCAGCACTCTGGACGACACGTCGTTCCTGAACGGAGCCGATCCCCGACTGGCGAAGCCGTTCCTCTACGGATTCAACGCCTCGGCCGTGCAGGTGTACTGGGTGGCGCTGTTCGTGGTGCTGATCGCCTTCGTGCTGACCCTGTTCTTCAAGGCACCGCCGCTTCGAGCGAAGTCGGCGCTGCAGGAGGCTGCGGACGACAAGGCGGAGGCCGCGGCAGCGCAGGCCAGGGCGGACGACGAACTCCAGACCGACCTGCAGGCTCAGCACGCAGCCGACATCACCGGGTCGCTGCTCGATCCCGGCCCGCGCACGGGATCCGTGCCGGTGCAGCGCCCCTGA
- the pheA gene encoding prephenate dehydratase → MPDEPSADAASETYSYLGPAGTFTEAALAQVEAAAGKTWRPVNNVGEAFADVTSGRSVAAMIAIENSIEGGVSATQDALANVSGLRIIGEYLVPVNFVLVARRGTTIDMVSVINAHPVAYAQTRGWLETALPAHGHIPATSNVAAASELFLTSQADAAIAPPGIVNHYDVEVLAEDIGDNPNAVTRFVLVGREVSIPAPTGADKTSLIVELPDDHPGALLEMLEQFSTRGVNLSLLESRPIGDALGRYRFVIDADGHILDERVADALLGLRRFSPQVIFLGSYPRADKQQIEFTSRYEDEVFIEARDWLRGLVTGEPQTAETASATDAAPGM, encoded by the coding sequence ATGCCAGACGAGCCCTCCGCCGACGCCGCCTCCGAGACCTACAGCTATCTCGGACCGGCCGGCACCTTCACCGAGGCCGCGCTGGCGCAGGTCGAGGCGGCGGCCGGCAAGACCTGGCGGCCGGTCAACAACGTGGGGGAGGCGTTCGCCGACGTCACCAGCGGCCGCAGCGTCGCAGCCATGATCGCCATCGAGAACTCGATCGAGGGCGGGGTCTCGGCCACCCAGGACGCCCTCGCCAACGTCTCGGGCCTGCGCATCATCGGCGAGTACCTCGTTCCGGTGAACTTCGTGCTGGTCGCCCGCCGCGGCACGACCATCGACATGGTCAGCGTCATCAACGCCCATCCCGTCGCCTACGCCCAGACCCGCGGCTGGCTCGAGACCGCCCTACCGGCCCACGGGCACATCCCCGCCACGAGCAACGTCGCCGCGGCGTCCGAACTCTTCCTCACGTCGCAGGCGGATGCCGCCATCGCCCCTCCCGGCATCGTGAACCACTACGACGTCGAGGTGCTCGCCGAGGACATCGGCGACAACCCCAACGCCGTGACCCGGTTCGTGCTCGTCGGCCGTGAGGTCTCCATTCCGGCGCCGACGGGTGCCGACAAGACGAGCCTCATCGTCGAGCTTCCCGACGATCACCCCGGTGCCCTGCTCGAGATGCTCGAGCAGTTCTCCACCCGGGGAGTCAACCTGAGCCTGCTCGAGTCGCGTCCGATCGGCGACGCCCTCGGGCGCTACCGCTTCGTCATCGACGCCGACGGCCACATCCTCGACGAGCGGGTGGCCGACGCGCTGCTCGGTCTTCGCCGGTTCAGTCCGCAGGTCATCTTCCTGGGCTCCTATCCCCGGGCTGACAAGCAGCAGATCGAGTTCACATCACGCTACGAGGACGAGGTGTTCATCGAGGCGCGGGACTGGCTGCGAGGACTGGTGACAGGCGAGCCGCAGACGGCCGAGACCGCATCCGCGACGGATGCCGCACCGGGAATGTGA
- a CDS encoding amidase domain-containing protein, which yields MPRSSSTFPRAIAAIAVTAASVAILAACSGPVAIAEKTESAPKAKTSAEIPAPVQEASKADTAPASAALSAPVQAQIDYALTYWQDYNEAEFGVLGDNDCVNFASQTLLARGWVQDDEWFHSDDVYASSASWRSSTSFRDWLETRPDLATALDDSQRDQVSVGDIVQFDWDQSGDRDHTGVVTRVTHEDGGTQVYFAGHTLDSDYRSVDTAITEDHPGGAVYYWHIAS from the coding sequence ATGCCCCGCTCCTCCTCGACGTTCCCGCGCGCCATCGCGGCCATCGCCGTCACAGCGGCATCCGTCGCCATCCTCGCCGCATGCTCCGGTCCCGTGGCGATTGCCGAGAAGACCGAGTCCGCCCCGAAGGCGAAGACCTCGGCCGAGATCCCGGCTCCGGTGCAGGAGGCCTCGAAGGCCGACACGGCCCCGGCCTCCGCTGCTCTCAGTGCTCCCGTGCAGGCGCAGATCGACTACGCGCTGACGTACTGGCAGGACTACAACGAGGCCGAATTCGGGGTACTCGGCGACAACGACTGCGTGAACTTCGCCAGCCAGACCCTCCTCGCCCGGGGGTGGGTGCAGGACGACGAGTGGTTCCACTCCGACGATGTGTATGCGTCGAGCGCCAGCTGGCGCAGCTCCACCTCCTTCCGGGACTGGCTCGAGACCCGCCCCGACCTGGCGACGGCTCTCGACGACAGCCAGCGCGACCAGGTGAGCGTCGGTGACATCGTGCAGTTCGACTGGGACCAGTCGGGTGACCGCGACCACACCGGCGTGGTGACCCGCGTGACCCATGAGGACGGCGGAACGCAGGTCTACTTCGCCGGTCACACGCTCGACTCCGACTACCGCAGCGTCGACACCGCGATCACCGAGGACCACCCGGGCGGCGCGGTGTACTACTGGCACATCGCCTCCTAG
- a CDS encoding M15 family metallopeptidase yields the protein MSGSRALRASRRVRRNRTIVVATTVVVLVAGATAAGVITGAHGADGPTSADPSRSGSPTASASQTPTPTRPAPAQTPTPTAVPSFDKAARSIDDPASIWVVSDKLRPLNPVDYEPADLVDVPVAHTWDPVLRQEASDAVVAMFQTASDEAGLALASNSAYRSFSTQQSVYDDDVAALGQEGADLSTARPGFSEHQTGLAIDIGAESGDCSLSQCFADTAEGQWLAANAYRFGYLLRYPADKVPVTGFEFEPWHYRYIGVDLATEMHRSGVTTLEEFFGLPAAPNYG from the coding sequence ATGTCCGGATCCCGAGCCCTGCGTGCGTCCCGTCGAGTGCGGCGCAATCGCACCATCGTCGTCGCGACGACGGTCGTGGTGCTCGTGGCCGGCGCCACCGCGGCCGGTGTGATCACGGGCGCGCATGGCGCCGACGGGCCGACCTCCGCCGACCCGTCGCGGTCTGGCTCGCCGACGGCATCCGCGAGCCAGACACCGACACCGACCCGTCCGGCCCCGGCCCAGACGCCGACTCCGACGGCGGTGCCGAGCTTCGACAAGGCCGCCCGATCGATCGACGACCCCGCGAGCATCTGGGTCGTCAGCGACAAGCTGCGCCCACTGAACCCCGTGGACTATGAGCCGGCCGATCTCGTCGACGTGCCCGTCGCCCACACCTGGGACCCCGTTCTCCGCCAGGAGGCGTCGGATGCCGTCGTCGCGATGTTCCAGACCGCCTCGGACGAGGCCGGCCTCGCCCTCGCCTCCAACAGCGCGTATCGCAGCTTCTCGACGCAGCAGAGCGTCTACGACGACGACGTCGCCGCGCTCGGCCAGGAGGGCGCCGACCTCAGCACGGCCCGGCCCGGGTTCAGCGAGCACCAGACCGGGCTCGCGATCGACATCGGCGCGGAGTCGGGGGACTGCTCGCTGAGCCAGTGCTTCGCCGACACCGCCGAGGGCCAGTGGCTGGCTGCGAACGCGTACAGGTTCGGCTACCTGCTGCGCTATCCGGCCGACAAGGTGCCTGTCACCGGCTTCGAGTTCGAGCCGTGGCACTACCGCTACATCGGCGTCGACCTCGCGACCGAGATGCACCGCAGCGGGGTCACCACGCTCGAGGAGTTCTTCGGCCTTCCGGCCGCTCCCAACTACGGCTGA
- a CDS encoding ABC transporter substrate-binding protein: protein MKLSRRTTAVAAVAGVAAIALLATGCSSSGDTGSGSSDEKVELTVTTFGTMGLDDLYKQYEEENPNVTIKATNIDTGGNALTDWKTKQAAGAGLPDVQAVEEGWLGQVQAVSDSFTDLTEYGANDIKDRWVDWKLKQGTDKDGRIIGYGTDIGPEGLCYNGKLFEAAGLPSDREAVAELFGGDDATWDDFFKVGEQYKAATGKPFYDQSGFVWNAMVNQLPEGYYTSDGKLDVENNADLKAQWEKLAGGAAAGLSSGQAQWDWGKGKAFTDGSFATFMCPGWMLGVVKGQVESAGGDATSGWDFADVFPGGPANWGGTFLTVPTTSKHPKEAAALAAYLTDAKSAVSAFQAAGTFPSVIEAQTDAGVTGESDLTKFFNNAPIGEILGSRAEGVVAQYKGPNDSVIQEQVFGPATQSLDKGASGDDAWNEAITTLQSLDLK from the coding sequence GTGAAGCTTTCACGACGCACCACAGCTGTTGCCGCCGTCGCCGGTGTCGCAGCAATCGCCCTCCTCGCCACAGGATGTTCCTCATCCGGCGACACGGGATCGGGATCGTCCGACGAGAAGGTCGAACTGACCGTCACGACGTTCGGAACCATGGGACTCGACGACCTCTACAAGCAGTACGAGGAAGAGAACCCCAACGTCACCATCAAGGCCACCAACATCGACACCGGTGGAAACGCGCTCACCGACTGGAAGACCAAGCAGGCAGCAGGCGCCGGTCTCCCCGACGTGCAGGCCGTGGAAGAGGGCTGGCTCGGCCAGGTGCAGGCGGTCTCCGACAGCTTCACCGACCTCACCGAGTACGGTGCGAACGACATCAAGGACCGCTGGGTCGACTGGAAGCTGAAGCAGGGCACCGACAAGGACGGCCGCATCATCGGCTACGGCACCGACATCGGCCCCGAGGGCCTCTGCTACAACGGCAAGCTGTTCGAGGCAGCCGGCCTGCCGAGCGACCGCGAGGCCGTTGCCGAGCTCTTCGGTGGCGACGACGCGACGTGGGACGACTTCTTCAAGGTCGGCGAGCAGTACAAGGCTGCCACCGGCAAGCCCTTCTACGACCAGAGCGGCTTCGTCTGGAACGCCATGGTCAACCAGCTCCCCGAGGGCTACTACACCTCCGACGGCAAGCTCGACGTCGAGAACAACGCAGACCTGAAGGCGCAGTGGGAGAAGCTCGCCGGTGGCGCAGCCGCCGGCCTCTCCAGCGGCCAGGCTCAGTGGGACTGGGGTAAGGGCAAGGCCTTCACCGACGGTTCCTTCGCGACCTTCATGTGCCCGGGCTGGATGCTCGGTGTCGTCAAGGGTCAGGTCGAGTCCGCTGGTGGCGACGCCACCTCCGGCTGGGACTTCGCGGATGTCTTCCCCGGCGGCCCCGCCAACTGGGGTGGAACGTTCCTGACCGTTCCCACCACGTCGAAGCACCCGAAGGAGGCTGCCGCACTGGCCGCCTACCTGACCGACGCCAAGTCGGCCGTCTCCGCCTTCCAGGCAGCGGGCACCTTCCCGTCGGTCATCGAGGCGCAGACCGACGCCGGTGTCACCGGCGAGAGCGACCTGACCAAGTTCTTCAACAACGCCCCCATCGGCGAGATCCTCGGATCCCGTGCCGAGGGCGTCGTGGCCCAGTACAAGGGCCCGAACGACTCGGTCATCCAGGAGCAGGTCTTCGGACCGGCGACGCAGTCGCTCGACAAGGGCGCCTCGGGCGATGACGCGTGGAACGAGGCAATCACCACGCTGCAGAGCCTGGACCTCAAGTAA
- the pgm gene encoding phosphoglucomutase (alpha-D-glucose-1,6-bisphosphate-dependent), producing MTDRAGTPAKKSDLIDVEALIHAYYELKPDPSIPEQRVVFGTSGHRGSSLTTSFNDWHIAATTQAIVEYRTAQGITGPLFIGADTHALSAPAMTTALSVLVGNGVQAMVDEYDDWVPTPAVSLAIITWNNDAAHRAAGETADGIVVTPSHNPPTDGGFKYNPPHGGPADSDATSWIAARANEIIADGMHAVKMAEPSAVQTYDYRGMYVADLANIIDFDAIKRSGIRIGADPLGGASVNYWGAIRDFYGIDLTVVNEAVDPTWEFMTLDWDGKIRMDPSSPSAMASVLKHQSEYDILAGNDADADRHGIVTPDGGLMNPNHYLAVAIEYLYGHRGGWRQDAAIGKTLVSSSMIDRVAEHLGRRLWEVPVGFKWFVPGLIDGSVGFGGEESAGASFLRFDGTAWTTDKDGILLALLASEIRAVTGRSPSQLYAKLVERFGDPAYERIDAEATPAQKAALGKLDGDAITATELAGEPITAKLSKAPGNDAAVGGLKVVSENAWFAARPSGTEDVYKIYAESFLGEDHLRQVQAEARDIVDGAIS from the coding sequence ATGACGGATCGCGCAGGAACGCCGGCCAAGAAGTCCGACCTCATCGATGTCGAGGCTCTCATCCACGCCTACTACGAATTGAAGCCCGACCCCTCGATACCCGAGCAGCGGGTGGTGTTCGGCACCTCCGGCCATCGCGGGAGCTCCCTCACCACCTCGTTCAACGACTGGCACATCGCGGCGACCACCCAGGCCATCGTGGAGTACCGCACGGCCCAGGGCATCACCGGTCCGCTGTTCATCGGAGCCGACACCCACGCCCTCAGCGCTCCGGCGATGACGACGGCCCTCAGCGTTCTCGTCGGCAACGGCGTGCAGGCCATGGTCGACGAGTACGACGACTGGGTGCCGACACCGGCCGTGTCGCTCGCCATCATCACCTGGAACAACGACGCGGCCCACCGCGCCGCCGGCGAGACTGCCGACGGGATCGTCGTCACCCCGAGCCACAACCCGCCGACCGACGGCGGCTTCAAGTACAACCCGCCGCACGGTGGTCCGGCCGACTCCGACGCCACCAGCTGGATCGCGGCGCGCGCCAACGAGATCATCGCCGACGGCATGCACGCTGTGAAGATGGCAGAGCCGAGCGCCGTCCAGACGTATGACTACCGCGGCATGTACGTGGCGGACCTCGCCAACATCATCGACTTCGACGCGATCAAGCGCAGCGGCATCCGCATCGGTGCCGATCCCCTGGGCGGGGCATCCGTCAACTACTGGGGAGCCATCCGCGACTTCTACGGCATCGATCTCACGGTGGTCAACGAGGCCGTCGACCCGACGTGGGAGTTCATGACGCTCGACTGGGACGGGAAGATCCGCATGGATCCGTCGAGCCCGTCCGCCATGGCCAGCGTGCTGAAGCACCAGAGCGAGTACGACATCCTCGCGGGCAATGACGCCGATGCCGATAGGCACGGCATCGTGACGCCCGACGGCGGGCTCATGAACCCGAACCACTATCTCGCCGTCGCCATCGAGTACCTCTACGGTCACCGCGGTGGGTGGCGACAGGATGCGGCCATCGGCAAGACGCTGGTGTCGTCGAGCATGATCGACAGGGTGGCCGAGCACCTCGGCCGCCGCCTCTGGGAGGTGCCCGTCGGCTTCAAGTGGTTCGTGCCCGGTCTCATCGACGGCTCCGTCGGCTTCGGCGGGGAGGAGAGCGCCGGCGCGAGCTTCCTGCGCTTCGACGGCACGGCCTGGACGACGGACAAGGACGGCATCCTGCTCGCGCTGCTGGCATCGGAGATCCGAGCCGTGACGGGTCGCAGCCCGTCCCAGCTGTACGCGAAGCTCGTCGAGAGGTTCGGCGACCCCGCCTACGAGCGCATCGACGCCGAAGCGACGCCCGCCCAGAAGGCGGCGCTCGGCAAGCTCGACGGCGACGCCATCACCGCCACCGAACTCGCGGGCGAACCGATCACGGCGAAGCTGTCGAAGGCGCCGGGCAACGACGCCGCCGTCGGCGGTCTCAAGGTGGTGAGCGAGAACGCCTGGTTCGCGGCTCGCCCCAGCGGCACCGAGGACGTCTACAAGATCTACGCGGAGTCGTTCCTCGGCGAGGACCACCTGCGCCAGGTCCAGGCGGAGGCGCGAGACATCGTGGACGGCGCGATCAGCTAG
- a CDS encoding amidase domain-containing protein — MLHRSTWTPTRPTLFSTLRLIASRRHRRGQHASHSPFTAGTALVSCGLALSVTAGALTLGATAGASATDAPARAAASGSAVADTKRKATITPVTTPTPVDDGSPVIDALPVVTSGPVTGGTTITLSGANLTDVASVTIGGQAAPVLSATDETVTVAAPAAPRYSEGTVPITVLDAAGTAVPLDVTPATTLADLKVKGAAEPALTFSYTPDEHITAQTNYVLTYWSNYNSQYFMSIDGADCANFASQGLIARGWTMDADWWYADDGQTSSSWISSTALYGYLGAHPERATYLGGDRTNVKVGDIAQFDWDGSGDLDHTTTVTRVDHTDDGVKVYVAGHTKDSDYWDVDEALATGGGTVQFWGIKNQA, encoded by the coding sequence ATGCTCCACCGCTCCACCTGGACCCCCACCCGGCCCACCCTCTTCTCCACCCTCCGTCTCATCGCTTCTCGTCGTCACCGCCGCGGCCAGCACGCCTCGCACTCGCCCTTCACGGCGGGTACGGCGCTGGTCAGCTGCGGCCTCGCGCTGAGCGTCACAGCGGGCGCACTGACGCTCGGAGCGACGGCGGGCGCCTCGGCGACCGACGCTCCAGCCCGTGCGGCTGCATCCGGCAGCGCCGTGGCTGACACGAAGCGGAAGGCGACGATCACCCCGGTCACCACGCCGACCCCCGTCGATGACGGCAGCCCCGTCATCGACGCGCTGCCCGTGGTCACGTCCGGCCCGGTGACCGGCGGCACGACGATCACCCTGTCCGGCGCGAACCTCACCGACGTCGCATCCGTGACCATCGGAGGTCAGGCCGCACCCGTGCTGTCGGCGACGGATGAGACCGTGACCGTCGCCGCTCCGGCGGCGCCCCGCTACTCGGAGGGAACGGTTCCCATCACCGTGCTGGACGCCGCGGGTACCGCCGTCCCCCTCGACGTCACGCCGGCGACCACCCTCGCCGACCTCAAGGTGAAGGGTGCGGCCGAGCCCGCCCTCACCTTCAGCTACACGCCCGACGAGCACATCACCGCGCAGACGAACTACGTGCTCACGTACTGGTCGAACTACAACTCGCAGTACTTCATGTCGATCGACGGGGCGGACTGCGCCAACTTCGCCAGCCAGGGCCTCATCGCTCGCGGCTGGACCATGGATGCCGACTGGTGGTACGCCGACGACGGGCAGACGAGTTCCTCGTGGATCAGTTCGACGGCGCTCTACGGCTATCTCGGCGCCCACCCCGAGCGTGCGACCTACCTCGGTGGCGACCGCACCAACGTGAAGGTCGGCGACATCGCCCAGTTCGACTGGGACGGCTCCGGCGACCTCGACCACACGACCACGGTGACCAGAGTCGATCACACCGATGACGGCGTGAAGGTGTACGTGGCCGGGCACACGAAGGACTCCGACTACTGGGACGTCGACGAGGCGCTCGCCACCGGCGGGGGCACGGTGCAGTTCTGGGGCATCAAGAACCAGGCCTGA
- a CDS encoding diacylglycerol/lipid kinase family protein, translated as MSAAAPRAPRAAVILNPIKVDRAALRAVVARHSDWHGWADPLWLETSIEDPGSGVAAQAIAAGVTTVLVAGGDGTVRAVAAALRGSGVPLTLVPSGTGNLLARNLDLPLGDLEFSVRLAFEGTERPMDVGIASVVTVDGASSDHAFVVMAGLGLDADMIATANPQLKKKVGWLAYVDSGMRALPKAKRFRLRYAMGDEEHRHHAHISTVLIGNCGMLPGNILLFPDARIDDGILDIAMMQPRTLFGWLDVWRRVAWENRVMRPFAFGRRIIKLTDAAAPATMTTMRGPRISMQLEEPRVFELDGDEVAVISSMTAWVEDDALIVMVPPLV; from the coding sequence ATGTCAGCAGCCGCGCCCAGGGCCCCTCGGGCGGCAGTGATCCTCAACCCGATTAAGGTGGATCGGGCGGCTCTCCGAGCTGTCGTCGCACGGCACTCGGACTGGCACGGCTGGGCCGACCCGCTGTGGTTGGAGACCTCCATCGAGGACCCGGGCAGCGGCGTCGCCGCCCAGGCGATAGCGGCGGGGGTGACCACGGTGCTCGTCGCCGGTGGAGACGGAACCGTGCGCGCCGTCGCCGCCGCCCTCAGAGGAAGCGGCGTGCCGCTCACCCTCGTTCCATCGGGAACGGGCAACCTCCTCGCCCGCAACCTCGACCTGCCGCTCGGCGACCTCGAGTTCTCGGTGCGGCTCGCCTTCGAGGGCACCGAACGGCCGATGGACGTCGGGATAGCCTCGGTCGTCACCGTCGACGGAGCATCCAGCGACCATGCCTTCGTCGTGATGGCCGGACTCGGCCTCGATGCCGACATGATCGCGACGGCCAATCCGCAGCTGAAGAAGAAGGTGGGCTGGCTGGCCTACGTCGACTCCGGCATGCGTGCCCTGCCGAAGGCGAAGCGCTTCAGGCTGCGGTATGCGATGGGTGACGAGGAGCACCGCCATCACGCTCACATCAGCACCGTGCTCATCGGGAACTGCGGCATGCTTCCCGGCAACATCCTGCTCTTCCCCGACGCGCGCATCGACGATGGCATCCTCGATATCGCGATGATGCAACCGCGCACCCTGTTCGGCTGGCTCGACGTGTGGCGCAGGGTCGCATGGGAGAACCGCGTGATGCGTCCGTTCGCCTTCGGCAGGCGCATCATCAAGCTCACGGATGCGGCTGCTCCTGCCACGATGACCACCATGCGCGGCCCGCGCATCTCCATGCAGCTCGAGGAGCCGCGGGTGTTCGAGCTCGACGGAGACGAGGTCGCGGTGATCAGCTCGATGACGGCCTGGGTCGAGGACGACGCCCTCATCGTGATGGTGCCCCCGCTGGTGTAG
- the serS gene encoding serine--tRNA ligase: MIDPVLLRDNPAVIKASQEARGDSPALVDAALEADGIRRAAISEFERLRAEQNAFGKRVAQAAPEEKKALVAEVQQLAAQVKEANQTATDAAARFDEIVRGIGNVIIDGVPAGGEDDFVTLREVGGIPTFDFPARDHLEIGEILDAIDMGRGAKVSGARFYYLKGIGARLEIALMNMALDRAMAAGFVPLITPTLVKPEIMQGTGFLGAHSDEVYYLPKEDLYLTGTSEVALAGYHSDEIIDVEKGPLRYAGWSTCYRSEAGSHGKDTRGIIRVHQFNKLEMFCYITPDEAETEHARLLALQEEMLQSLGLSYRVIDTAAGDLGSSAARKFDVEAWVPTQNAYRELTSTSNCTTFQARRLDTRYRTESGKTAPVATLNGTLATTRWIVAILETHQLPDGSVRVPEALRPYLGGLEVLEPAARR; the protein is encoded by the coding sequence GTGATCGATCCCGTACTCCTCCGCGACAACCCTGCCGTCATCAAGGCCTCGCAGGAGGCCCGCGGCGACTCCCCGGCCCTCGTCGATGCCGCCCTCGAAGCCGACGGCATCCGTCGCGCGGCCATCTCGGAGTTCGAGCGGCTGCGCGCCGAGCAGAACGCCTTCGGCAAGCGCGTCGCCCAGGCGGCTCCCGAGGAGAAGAAGGCGCTTGTCGCCGAGGTGCAGCAGCTCGCCGCGCAGGTCAAGGAGGCGAACCAGACGGCGACGGATGCCGCCGCCCGCTTCGACGAGATCGTTCGGGGCATCGGCAACGTCATCATCGACGGCGTTCCTGCCGGCGGTGAGGACGACTTCGTCACCCTGCGCGAGGTCGGCGGGATCCCCACGTTCGACTTCCCGGCGCGCGACCACCTCGAGATCGGCGAGATCCTCGACGCCATCGACATGGGCCGCGGGGCCAAGGTGAGCGGCGCCCGTTTCTACTACCTCAAGGGCATCGGGGCCAGACTCGAGATCGCGCTGATGAACATGGCGCTCGATCGTGCCATGGCCGCGGGATTCGTTCCGCTCATCACGCCGACACTGGTCAAGCCCGAGATCATGCAGGGCACCGGATTCCTCGGCGCCCACTCCGACGAGGTCTACTACCTCCCCAAGGAGGACCTCTACCTCACGGGAACGAGCGAGGTCGCGCTCGCCGGGTACCACTCCGACGAGATCATCGACGTGGAGAAGGGCCCGCTCCGCTACGCCGGCTGGAGCACCTGCTACCGCAGCGAGGCCGGCAGCCACGGGAAGGACACCCGCGGCATCATCCGCGTGCACCAGTTCAACAAGCTGGAGATGTTCTGCTACATCACGCCGGACGAGGCCGAGACCGAGCACGCCCGTCTGCTGGCGCTGCAGGAGGAGATGCTGCAGTCGCTGGGGCTCAGCTACCGCGTCATCGACACCGCGGCCGGCGACCTGGGGTCGAGCGCCGCCCGCAAGTTCGATGTCGAGGCCTGGGTCCCGACCCAGAACGCCTACCGCGAGCTCACCTCCACGAGCAACTGCACCACCTTCCAGGCTCGCCGCCTCGACACCCGCTACAGGACCGAGAGCGGCAAGACGGCTCCCGTCGCCACGCTCAACGGCACGCTCGCCACCACACGGTGGATCGTCGCCATCCTCGAGACCCACCAGCTGCCCGACGGCTCGGTGCGGGTGCCGGAGGCGTTGCGGCCCTACCTCGGCGGCCTCGAGGTCCTCGAGCCGGCTGCGCGCCGATGA